Proteins encoded by one window of Candidatus Odinarchaeum yellowstonii:
- the hisH gene encoding imidazole glycerol phosphate synthase subunit HisH, which yields MAVIDYGLGNLRSIFNALKKLGAEPLITSDCYLIKNADAVILPGVGAFKDAMDNLKSIQNMLVDEILNTKPVLGICLGLQLMLTESREGGLNKGLNIFRGSVIRLPETVKAPHIGWNTITIINSGNHIIDGLKDNSYFYFVHSYYATGLDTKLLIAETEYGVRFPSIIGLKNIFATQFHPEKSGENGLKLLTNFIKYVKG from the coding sequence ATAGCTGTCATAGACTACGGTTTAGGTAATCTGAGAAGTATATTTAACGCACTTAAAAAATTAGGCGCTGAACCTTTGATAACAAGCGACTGTTATCTTATAAAGAACGCTGACGCTGTAATTCTACCAGGTGTAGGCGCTTTTAAAGACGCTATGGACAATTTAAAAAGCATCCAGAACATGTTAGTAGACGAAATATTAAATACTAAACCAGTTTTAGGAATATGCCTAGGCCTCCAGTTAATGTTAACTGAAAGCAGGGAGGGAGGATTAAATAAAGGCCTGAATATTTTTAGAGGCTCGGTTATAAGGCTACCTGAAACAGTGAAAGCACCCCACATCGGCTGGAATACTATAACAATTATAAACTCAGGTAACCATATTATAGACGGCTTAAAAGATAACAGCTACTTCTACTTCGTTCACTCATATTACGCGACAGGGTTGGATACAAAACTTCTCATAGCTGAAACCGAGTATGGAGTCAGATTCCCTTCTATCATAGGTTTGAAAAACATCTTCGCCACTCAATTTCACCCTGAGAAATCAGGTGAAAATGGTTTAAAATTACTAACCAATTTTATTAAATACGTTAAAGGCTGA
- the hisF gene encoding imidazole glycerol phosphate synthase subunit HisF, with amino-acid sequence MLAKRIIPCLDMKDGRVVKGVKFTNLKDAGDPPSLAEIYDEQGADEIVFLDVTASHEKRDILIDVVERTADRIFIPFTVGGGLNSIKSINEILRAGADKVSLNTSAIKNPSLVKEAAEKFGSQCIVVAIDAKRVYTENIDERGEHIYVQTPNGICWWEAYIYGGRQPTGIDALNWARRVEELGAGEILLTSMDCDGVKQGYDIELTRTASRLLKIPVIASGGAGKPEHILEAFTKGKADAALAASIFHYNQYTVREIKEFLAAHSVPVRL; translated from the coding sequence ATGCTAGCTAAACGTATCATCCCATGTCTTGACATGAAAGATGGGAGAGTTGTTAAAGGAGTGAAGTTTACAAATCTAAAAGACGCAGGGGATCCACCTAGCCTAGCTGAGATATACGATGAGCAGGGAGCTGACGAAATCGTTTTCTTAGATGTAACCGCCTCCCATGAAAAAAGAGATATTCTAATCGACGTTGTTGAAAGAACAGCTGATAGAATCTTCATTCCGTTCACTGTGGGAGGTGGTTTAAATTCTATTAAATCCATTAATGAAATTCTGAGAGCTGGAGCGGATAAAGTATCCCTTAATACAAGTGCGATAAAAAATCCTAGCTTAGTTAAGGAAGCGGCTGAAAAATTCGGGAGTCAGTGTATAGTCGTAGCGATAGACGCTAAAAGAGTTTATACAGAGAATATAGACGAGCGTGGCGAACATATATACGTCCAAACCCCCAACGGAATATGCTGGTGGGAGGCTTATATATACGGTGGTAGACAGCCCACTGGAATTGACGCATTAAACTGGGCTAGAAGAGTTGAAGAGCTAGGGGCTGGTGAAATCCTATTAACAAGCATGGACTGTGATGGAGTAAAACAAGGATACGACATAGAGCTTACAAGAACCGCCTCTAGACTTTTAAAAATCCCTGTCATCGCCTCAGGAGGGGCTGGTAAACCAGAACACATATTAGAAGCCTTCACTAAAGGTAAAGCCGACGCAGCGCTCGCAGCCTCAATATTCCATTACAACCAGTATACTGTTAGAGAAATAAAAGAATTCCTCGCCGCTCACAGCGTCCCAGTAAGATTGTAG
- the hisI gene encoding phosphoribosyl-AMP cyclohydrolase has translation MILDEATANKIVESINFKKMNGLIPVVVQDITDNRVLMVAFADKEAVIKSLTKGFTHFYSRSRKKIWMKGDTSGHTQKIIEVYLDCDNDTILFKVEQNIAACHTGFRSCFYRKMNEKGEWFIAETRIFEPSKVYGKVEE, from the coding sequence ATGATTTTAGATGAAGCTACCGCTAATAAAATTGTAGAATCGATAAACTTCAAGAAAATGAACGGTCTTATACCAGTTGTAGTTCAAGATATAACAGACAACCGGGTTTTAATGGTCGCCTTCGCCGATAAGGAAGCGGTTATTAAATCACTTACAAAAGGGTTTACTCATTTTTATAGTAGGAGTCGAAAAAAAATATGGATGAAAGGAGATACTAGCGGGCACACTCAAAAAATAATAGAAGTATACTTAGATTGCGATAATGACACTATACTTTTTAAAGTTGAGCAGAACATAGCGGCTTGTCACACCGGTTTCCGCTCATGTTTCTACAGAAAGATGAATGAGAAAGGGGAGTGGTTTATCGCAGAGACTAGAATATTCGAACCGAGCAAGGTATACGGTAAGGTTGAAGAATAA
- a CDS encoding formate--phosphoribosylaminoimidazolecarboxamide ligase family protein: MIERDEILRIISEYDKNNLKIGCLGSHSALDIADGAKDEGFTTYVWCQKGREEPYTRFFKSVYYNNKLVKGCVDHPILLDSFKEVLKYDKIIRENSILWIPNRSFVTYCGIENVENNFRVPYVGSRNLLRLEEREERKNYYWLCEKAGLPTPKKLDPNQIDRLTIVKLHHAKMKLERGFFTCASSKEFEQKSKALINQGVITESDLEKARIEEYIIGPVFNFNFFYSPVSEKIGEEPLELLGIDWRFESSLDGFVRIPAEQQLTLPESQKYPIMTVVGHNSCSLRESILNNIFPIAEKFVKATKEYYKPGMIGSFCLQTVITSDMKPIIYDIATRTGGGTNAHMWLGAPYGNIIWRSRMSSGRRVALEVKRAVEHDLLDYIVT; the protein is encoded by the coding sequence ATGATAGAAAGAGATGAAATATTAAGAATAATAAGCGAATATGATAAAAACAATCTGAAAATAGGATGCCTAGGCTCACACTCAGCACTTGACATAGCCGACGGCGCTAAAGATGAGGGCTTTACCACATATGTATGGTGTCAGAAAGGCAGGGAGGAACCATACACGCGGTTTTTTAAATCAGTCTACTATAATAATAAACTTGTAAAAGGATGCGTCGACCACCCTATACTATTAGATTCTTTTAAGGAGGTTCTCAAATACGATAAAATAATCCGCGAGAATAGTATTCTATGGATCCCCAACAGATCTTTTGTAACTTATTGTGGAATTGAAAATGTGGAGAATAATTTTAGAGTACCCTATGTAGGCAGCAGAAACCTGTTAAGATTAGAGGAAAGGGAGGAAAGAAAAAACTATTACTGGCTCTGTGAAAAAGCTGGTCTACCCACACCTAAAAAACTCGATCCGAATCAAATAGACAGGCTGACAATAGTTAAACTCCACCACGCTAAAATGAAGCTTGAGCGAGGCTTCTTCACCTGTGCTAGTTCAAAAGAATTTGAGCAAAAATCTAAAGCCCTTATAAATCAAGGTGTGATAACAGAATCAGATCTTGAAAAAGCCCGGATAGAAGAATATATAATAGGCCCTGTCTTCAACTTTAACTTCTTTTATTCACCTGTATCTGAGAAGATAGGTGAAGAACCTTTAGAACTACTCGGAATAGATTGGAGATTCGAATCATCTTTAGACGGCTTTGTGAGAATACCAGCCGAGCAACAGCTCACCCTCCCAGAATCTCAAAAATATCCGATAATGACTGTCGTAGGCCATAATAGTTGCTCACTTCGCGAAAGTATTTTAAATAATATCTTTCCGATCGCTGAAAAATTCGTTAAAGCAACAAAAGAATACTATAAGCCCGGTATGATCGGATCCTTTTGTCTTCAAACAGTTATCACAAGTGATATGAAACCTATAATATATGATATAGCGACGAGAACAGGCGGAGGGACAAACGCTCATATGTGGCTTGGGGCGCCTTACGGTAATATAATCTGGCGTTCTCGAATGTCATCCGGTAGACGCGTAGCACTAGAAGTTAAAAGAGCCGTAGAACACGACCTACTAGATTATATCGTTACCTGA
- the hisB gene encoding imidazoleglycerol-phosphate dehydratase HisB, with protein MRTADLKRTTKETNIQVKLNLDGKGISDIKTPINFLNHMLTTISKHSNIDLTISAEGDSPHHIAEDVAITFAEALNTALRDKKGIERFGEATIPMDDALAQVALDLGGRPYYVLNIDFKRPSIDDMAAEDIIHFLKTFSSNLKINLHAKILYGENDHHKIEALFKALAVALKRAIKLTNIDAVPSTKGVI; from the coding sequence ATGCGAACCGCTGATCTGAAAAGAACAACTAAGGAAACAAATATTCAAGTTAAATTAAACTTGGATGGTAAAGGCATTTCAGATATTAAAACGCCTATAAATTTTCTCAATCATATGTTAACCACGATCTCTAAACACTCTAATATAGATTTAACCATCTCCGCGGAGGGAGATTCCCCCCACCACATAGCTGAAGACGTAGCTATCACATTCGCTGAAGCATTGAATACTGCTTTAAGGGATAAAAAAGGTATTGAACGATTCGGTGAAGCCACCATTCCAATGGATGACGCTTTAGCTCAAGTCGCTTTAGATTTAGGCGGTAGACCCTACTATGTTTTAAACATAGATTTTAAAAGACCTTCAATAGATGACATGGCAGCGGAGGATATCATACATTTTTTGAAAACATTCTCATCTAACTTGAAAATCAACCTACACGCTAAAATCCTCTACGGTGAAAACGATCATCATAAAATTGAAGCTCTATTCAAAGCCCTCGCTGTAGCGCTTAAAAGAGCGATTAAATTAACAAATATAGACGCTGTTCCGAGCACTAAAGGAGTGATTTAA
- the hisA gene encoding 1-(5-phosphoribosyl)-5-[(5-phosphoribosylamino)methylideneamino]imidazole-4-carboxamide isomerase gives MKIIPAVDIQKGRVVRLYQGKVDTAKEYYSDPVKTAKFFEAEGAEIIHIVDLDAAMDRGDNSDIILRIAEAVSSEVQVGGGIRTVEKAVKFLNKNIRRIVLGTAFFNNKSLPEYLIKEYGKDRIIAAVDHYKLRVKIKGWLQSTEVHLLNYIKIIEEIGPGFILLSSIEADGTMRGPDLDTIEKVIEQVKTPLIIAGGVSSLNDLILLKKLHPYGVIVGRALYEKAFTLREAAKILGGIKNDRKR, from the coding sequence TTGAAGATTATCCCCGCCGTTGACATTCAAAAAGGTAGAGTCGTAAGATTATACCAAGGTAAAGTTGATACAGCTAAGGAATACTACTCTGACCCTGTAAAAACCGCTAAGTTCTTTGAAGCGGAAGGCGCTGAAATAATTCACATAGTAGATTTGGACGCTGCGATGGATCGAGGGGATAACAGCGATATTATACTCAGAATAGCTGAAGCAGTGAGCTCGGAGGTGCAAGTCGGCGGCGGTATCAGAACAGTAGAGAAAGCTGTGAAATTTTTAAACAAAAATATTAGGAGAATAGTGTTAGGCACAGCCTTTTTTAACAATAAAAGTCTACCAGAATATTTAATCAAAGAATACGGTAAAGATAGGATAATCGCAGCTGTAGATCACTATAAGTTGAGAGTTAAAATAAAAGGATGGCTTCAATCAACTGAAGTACACCTCCTAAATTATATTAAAATAATAGAGGAAATCGGGCCTGGCTTCATTCTTCTTTCTTCAATTGAAGCGGATGGAACTATGAGAGGACCAGATTTAGACACTATAGAAAAAGTTATAGAACAGGTGAAAACACCTTTAATAATAGCCGGAGGAGTAAGTTCACTTAACGATCTAATACTACTTAAAAAACTTCACCCCTACGGCGTGATTGTAGGTAGGGCGCTCTATGAAAAAGCTTTTACCCTGCGAGAGGCAGCTAAAATTTTAGGAGGTATTAAAAATGATAGAAAGAGATGA